A window of Thermococcus aggregans contains these coding sequences:
- the ttuA gene encoding tRNA-5-methyluridine(54) 2-sulfurtransferase, translating into MKCRVCGEKAFIKLHYPKMYLCADHFVEYFERKVKRTIERYKLLKPNEKVLVVVSGGKDSAVTAYVLKKLGYNVECLHINLGIGEYSEKSESYAKKQCELIGAPLHIVRVKELLGWGIGEVKTRRPTCSYCGLTKRYIFNKFAHDNGFDVIATGHNLDDEASFIFSNLMNWNTEYLAKQGPLLPGEGKFVRKVKPLYELTEREVVAYALAVGIEYIIDECPHARGATTIEYKQVLNELEEKRPGTKINFVKGYLRKRHLFEVELKKVELKECKVCGMPAQGEKCSFCRFWRLEKPIDLKI; encoded by the coding sequence ATGAAATGCAGGGTCTGCGGGGAGAAAGCATTTATAAAACTCCATTATCCAAAAATGTATCTTTGTGCTGATCACTTCGTGGAATATTTTGAGAGAAAGGTTAAGAGAACAATTGAAAGATACAAACTCCTAAAGCCGAATGAAAAAGTTCTTGTGGTCGTTAGCGGAGGAAAGGATTCAGCTGTTACCGCTTACGTCCTTAAAAAGCTCGGCTACAACGTGGAGTGCCTCCACATAAACCTCGGTATAGGTGAGTACTCAGAAAAAAGCGAGAGCTACGCTAAAAAGCAATGCGAACTTATAGGTGCACCGCTCCATATAGTTAGAGTCAAAGAGCTTTTGGGATGGGGAATTGGCGAAGTGAAGACTAGGAGACCAACATGCTCCTACTGTGGCCTTACAAAGCGCTACATTTTCAACAAATTTGCCCATGACAATGGATTCGACGTTATAGCAACGGGACACAATTTGGACGACGAGGCAAGCTTTATATTTTCCAACCTCATGAACTGGAACACTGAGTACCTTGCAAAGCAGGGGCCGCTTTTACCCGGGGAAGGAAAATTCGTAAGAAAAGTCAAGCCCCTCTACGAGCTTACCGAGAGAGAAGTGGTGGCCTATGCCCTTGCTGTTGGGATAGAATACATAATCGACGAATGTCCACACGCAAGAGGGGCAACGACAATAGAGTACAAGCAGGTTTTGAATGAACTTGAGGAAAAAAGACCGGGCACAAAAATAAACTTCGTGAAAGGCTACCTAAGAAAGAGGCACTTGTTCGAAGTTGAACTTAAAAAAGTAGAGCTCAAGGAATGCAAGGTCTGTGGAATGCCGGCTCAAGGAGAAAAGTGCTCCTTCTGCAGATTTTGGCGTTTAGAGAAACCAATAGACCTTAAAATTTGA
- the jtg gene encoding 4-alpha-glucanotransferase: protein MKRINFIFGIHNHQPLGNFGWVFEEAYNRSYRPFMEILEEFPEMKVNAHFSGPLLEWIEENKPDYLDLLRSLVKKGQLEIVVAGFYEPVLAAIPKEDRLVQIKMLKDYAKKLGYDAKGVWLTERVWQPELVKSLREAGIEYVIVDDYHFMSAGLSKEELFWPYYTEDGGDVITVFPIDEKLRYLIPFRPVKKTIEYLESLASDDPSKVAVFHDDGEKFGVWPGTYEWVYEKGWLREFFDTVTSNEMINLMTYTEYLSRFKPRGLVYLPIASYFEMGEWSLPAKQAKLFVEFVEQLKKEGKFERYRVFVRGGIWKNFFFKYPESNFMHKRMLMVSKAVRENPEARRYILKAQCNDAYWHGVFGGVYLPHLRRAVWKNIIKAQSYLKPENKILDVDFDGREEVMLENDNFIATIKPHYGGSIFELSSKRKAVNYNDVLPRRWEHYHEVPEAATPEEESEEGVASIHEIGKKIPEEIKRELAYDWQLRAILQDHFIKPEETLDNYRLVKYHELGDFVNQPYEYEIAKDGIRLWRNGGIYVEERIPAKVEKKIELNENGFMAHYRVSLEKPYRALFGVELNLAVHSVMESPEEFEAKEFEVNDPYGIGKVKIELDREAKVWKFPIKTLSQSEAGWDFIQQGVSYTLLFPVEKEFEFKIVFREL from the coding sequence ATGAAAAGAATAAACTTCATATTTGGCATTCACAATCATCAGCCACTGGGCAATTTTGGCTGGGTGTTCGAAGAAGCATATAACCGCTCTTACAGGCCTTTTATGGAAATCTTGGAAGAGTTCCCAGAGATGAAAGTAAACGCCCACTTTAGCGGGCCGCTTTTGGAGTGGATTGAAGAAAACAAACCCGATTATCTCGATCTTCTCAGGTCTCTTGTAAAAAAAGGCCAGCTTGAGATTGTCGTTGCAGGATTCTATGAGCCGGTTTTGGCGGCAATTCCCAAGGAAGACAGATTAGTTCAAATAAAAATGCTAAAAGATTACGCCAAAAAGCTGGGCTACGATGCAAAAGGTGTATGGCTCACAGAAAGGGTTTGGCAGCCAGAACTTGTAAAGTCACTCAGAGAGGCTGGGATTGAATATGTAATCGTTGATGACTATCACTTCATGAGCGCCGGGTTGAGCAAAGAAGAGCTCTTCTGGCCGTACTACACAGAAGATGGAGGAGACGTCATAACGGTGTTCCCAATAGATGAGAAGTTGCGCTATCTGATACCCTTCCGCCCGGTTAAGAAGACTATCGAATACTTGGAAAGCCTTGCAAGTGATGATCCCTCAAAAGTAGCTGTCTTCCATGACGATGGTGAAAAGTTTGGAGTATGGCCGGGTACGTATGAGTGGGTTTATGAAAAGGGCTGGCTTAGGGAGTTCTTTGATACAGTTACAAGCAATGAAATGATTAACCTCATGACTTATACCGAGTACCTAAGCAGGTTTAAACCGAGAGGACTTGTGTATCTCCCAATTGCCTCTTACTTTGAGATGGGCGAATGGTCTCTTCCAGCAAAGCAGGCAAAACTCTTCGTAGAGTTTGTAGAGCAGCTGAAGAAAGAGGGGAAGTTTGAACGCTATAGGGTTTTTGTTAGGGGAGGAATATGGAAGAACTTCTTTTTCAAGTATCCAGAAAGCAACTTTATGCACAAAAGGATGTTAATGGTGAGCAAAGCCGTTAGAGAAAACCCCGAAGCGAGGAGATATATTCTCAAGGCGCAGTGTAACGATGCATACTGGCATGGCGTCTTTGGAGGCGTTTATCTGCCCCATTTAAGGAGGGCAGTGTGGAAGAACATAATAAAGGCTCAAAGCTATCTAAAGCCAGAAAATAAAATCCTTGATGTCGATTTCGACGGAAGAGAAGAGGTCATGCTGGAAAACGACAACTTTATCGCCACAATAAAGCCCCACTATGGAGGCAGCATCTTTGAGCTCAGCTCAAAGAGGAAGGCAGTAAACTACAATGACGTCCTGCCAAGAAGATGGGAGCATTACCACGAAGTGCCAGAAGCTGCGACGCCTGAAGAGGAAAGTGAAGAAGGCGTTGCAAGTATACACGAGATCGGAAAGAAGATTCCGGAGGAAATAAAGCGAGAACTTGCCTACGACTGGCAGCTAAGGGCTATCCTTCAAGACCACTTTATCAAACCTGAAGAGACTCTCGACAATTACCGCCTTGTAAAGTACCATGAGCTCGGCGATTTCGTGAACCAGCCCTATGAATACGAAATTGCGAAAGACGGAATAAGGCTATGGCGTAACGGTGGTATCTACGTTGAGGAAAGAATACCTGCCAAGGTTGAAAAGAAAATAGAGCTAAACGAAAATGGATTCATGGCCCACTATAGGGTTTCACTTGAAAAGCCCTATAGGGCTCTCTTTGGGGTAGAGCTAAACTTAGCAGTGCACAGCGTTATGGAAAGCCCAGAGGAATTTGAAGCAAAAGAGTTTGAAGTAAACGACCCATACGGCATAGGGAAAGTTAAGATAGAACTCGATAGGGAAGCAAAGGTCTGGAAGTTCCCAATAAAGACACTAAGCCAGAGCGAGGCAGGATGGGACTTCATACAACAAGGAGTCAGCTACACTCTGTTGTTCCCAGTGGAAAAAGAATTTGAGTTCAAAATAGTGTTTAGGGAGCTTTGA